The following are encoded together in the Chaetodon auriga isolate fChaAug3 chromosome 4, fChaAug3.hap1, whole genome shotgun sequence genome:
- the mgat3b gene encoding beta-1,4-mannosyl-glycoprotein 4-beta-N-acetylglucosaminyltransferase isoform X2 — MVRQEVNDTLRLNYCTLDARFRRMKMRRHRVFLLCTVGLCVISFLHYYKALHYVSLLRELSAPYPNIKSFIMVTGFFWREKGVTATPFSPASPEEAPPLPVLHQLDNKARAMAGAVGGGGRGGGGGGGGGMGQGIGGVMVEGAGIISNVGLEMRLREEPAPPHPWEKPEENQRGDTPNEDRAEDHLRSRNPSHPAEASRLDLAEVPSVGKEHLQVLHQEKLPDHVEAMGDLHTRTYQLQDDKTPYFVRTKAGALCFRQGTEVATPKEYSGKSGGSVANGAGEGSRAGTVGQRKPLEVQQQPSIAPRAKARTRGNGKRLVKCVCRPGWHGPYCGVPTMVYHSNLPTKERLTPRETPRRVINAINVNHEFDLLHVRFHELAQAVDLFIICESNFTAYGEKRPLSFLRLLLNGTYDYIRHKILYVFLDHFPEGGRQDGWIADDYLRTFLTNNGMARVMGQRLDDVFVINDADEIPAHEGLLFLKLFDGWTEPFAIHMRKSLYGFFWKQFGSLEVVSGCTVGMLRDVYDGDGIKLRRREYYTMSGFRKYENDTGHILVQWSVGSPFHFAGWHCSWCFTPEGIYFKLVSAQNGDFPRWGDYEDKRDLNYIRDLIRTGGWFDGSLQEYPPVDPKEHMYAPKYMLEHYDRYRYLLENPYSKVSRLNEG, encoded by the exons GATGAAAATGCGGCGGCACAGGGTGTTCTTGCTGTGCACGGTGGGCCTGTGCGtcatctccttcctccactACTACAAGGCCCTCCACTACGTCTCCCTGCTGCGTGAGCTCTCCGCCCCCTATCCCAACATCAAGTCCTTCATCATGGTCACCGGCTTCTTCTGGAGAGAGAAGGGTGTGACCGCCACTCCGTTCAGCCCCGCCTCCCCTGAAGAGGCCCCTCCCCTACCCGTTCTCCATCAGTTGGACAACAAAGCTAGAGCCATGGCGGGTGCTGttgggggaggaggaaggggagggggtggaggaggaggaggagggatgggtCAGGGGATTGGGGGTGTCATGGTTGAAGGTGCTGGAATCATTAGCAACGTGGGGCTGGAGATGAGGTTGAGGGAGGAGCCGGCGCCCCCTCACCCGTGGGAGAAACCAGAGGAGAACCAGCGGGGAGACACTCCGAATGAG GACAGAGCTGAAGATCACCTAAGGTCGCGGAACCCCAGCCACCCCGCCGAAGCCTCCAGGCTTGACCTCGCAGAGGTGCCATCGGTTGGAAAAGAGCACCTGCAGGTGTTACACCAGGAGAAATTACCAGACCACGTAGAAGCCATGGGAGACCTCCACACTCGCACCTACCAGCTTCAAGATGACAAAACCCCTTACTTTGTCCGAACCAAAGCTGGAGCCCTTTGCTTCAGGCAGGGGACGGAAGTGGCCACCCCAAAGGAGTACTCTGGGAAATCAGGGGGGTCTGTAGCCAATGGAGCCGGGGAAGGTTCTCGAGCTGGGACTGTTGGGCAACGGAAACCTCTGGAAGTCCAGCAGCAGCCCTCTATAGCTCCAAGAGCCAAGGCCAGGACCAGGGGCAACGGGAAGCGTCtggtcaagtgtgtgtgtcggcCAGGATGGCACGGACCTTACTGTGGGGTTCCCACCATGGTGTACCACTCCAATTTGCCTACCAAGGAGCGGCTGACGCCCAGAGAGACCCCGCGGAGGGTCATCAACGCCATCAACGTTAACCACGAGTTTGACCTGTTGCATGTACGCTTTCATGAGCTCGCCCAAGCCGTTGATCTGTTCATCATTTGTGAATCAAACTTTACTGCCTATGGAGAGAAACGGCCTCTGAG TTTCCTGCGGCTCCTCCTCAATGGTACGTACGACTACATACGTCACAAGATCCTGTACGTGTTCTTGGACCACTTCCCAGAGGGGGGTCGGCAGGACGGCTGGATCGCTGATGACTACTTGCGTACCTTCCTGACAAACAACGGCATGGCCAGGGTGATGGGGCAAAGATTGGATGACGTCTTCGTCATCAACGACGCTGATGAAATCCCAGCACATGAGGGCCTCCTTTTCCTCAAGCTGTTTGATGGCTGGACAGAGCCTTTTGCCATCCACATGCGAAAG TCACTGTATGGATTTTTCTGGAAGCAGTTTGGCTCTCTAGAAGTGGTGTCCGGCTGCACGGTGGGGATGCTCCGCGACGTCTATGATGGCGACGGTATCAAGCTCCGCCGTCGTGAATACTACACCATGTCAGGCTTCCGTAAGTACGAGAACGACACAGGCCACATCCTGGTGCAGTGGTCGGTGGGCAGTCCCTTCCACTTCGCCGGGTGGCACTGCTCCTGGTGCTTCACGCCCGAGGGGATCTACTTCAAGCTGGTGTCGGCGCAGAACGGAGACTTCCCGCGGTGGGGCGACTATGAGGACAAGCGTGACCTCAACTACATCCGCGATCTGATCAGGACCGGGGGCTGGTTCGATGGCTCCCTGCAGGAATATCCACCTGTGGACCCCAAAGAGCACATGTACGCCCCCAAGTACATGCTGGAGCACTATGACAGGTACCGCTACCTCCTGGAGAACCCTTACAGCAAAGTGTCCAGACTGAATGAGGGATAG
- the mgat3b gene encoding beta-1,4-mannosyl-glycoprotein 4-beta-N-acetylglucosaminyltransferase isoform X3 — protein MKMRRHRVFLLCTVGLCVISFLHYYKALHYVSLLRELSAPYPNIKSFIMVTGFFWREKGVTATPFSPASPEEAPPLPVLHQLDNKARAMAGAVGGGGRGGGGGGGGGMGQGIGGVMVEGAGIISNVGLEMRLREEPAPPHPWEKPEENQRGDTPNEDRAEDHLRSRNPSHPAEASRLDLAEVPSVGKEHLQVLHQEKLPDHVEAMGDLHTRTYQLQDDKTPYFVRTKAGALCFRQGTEVATPKEYSGKSGGSVANGAGEGSRAGTVGQRKPLEVQQQPSIAPRAKARTRGNGKRLVKCVCRPGWHGPYCGVPTMVYHSNLPTKERLTPRETPRRVINAINVNHEFDLLHVRFHELAQAVDLFIICESNFTAYGEKRPLSFLRLLLNGTYDYIRHKILYVFLDHFPEGGRQDGWIADDYLRTFLTNNGMARVMGQRLDDVFVINDADEIPAHEGLLFLKLFDGWTEPFAIHMRKSLYGFFWKQFGSLEVVSGCTVGMLRDVYDGDGIKLRRREYYTMSGFRKYENDTGHILVQWSVGSPFHFAGWHCSWCFTPEGIYFKLVSAQNGDFPRWGDYEDKRDLNYIRDLIRTGGWFDGSLQEYPPVDPKEHMYAPKYMLEHYDRYRYLLENPYSKVSRLNEG, from the exons ATGAAAATGCGGCGGCACAGGGTGTTCTTGCTGTGCACGGTGGGCCTGTGCGtcatctccttcctccactACTACAAGGCCCTCCACTACGTCTCCCTGCTGCGTGAGCTCTCCGCCCCCTATCCCAACATCAAGTCCTTCATCATGGTCACCGGCTTCTTCTGGAGAGAGAAGGGTGTGACCGCCACTCCGTTCAGCCCCGCCTCCCCTGAAGAGGCCCCTCCCCTACCCGTTCTCCATCAGTTGGACAACAAAGCTAGAGCCATGGCGGGTGCTGttgggggaggaggaaggggagggggtggaggaggaggaggagggatgggtCAGGGGATTGGGGGTGTCATGGTTGAAGGTGCTGGAATCATTAGCAACGTGGGGCTGGAGATGAGGTTGAGGGAGGAGCCGGCGCCCCCTCACCCGTGGGAGAAACCAGAGGAGAACCAGCGGGGAGACACTCCGAATGAG GACAGAGCTGAAGATCACCTAAGGTCGCGGAACCCCAGCCACCCCGCCGAAGCCTCCAGGCTTGACCTCGCAGAGGTGCCATCGGTTGGAAAAGAGCACCTGCAGGTGTTACACCAGGAGAAATTACCAGACCACGTAGAAGCCATGGGAGACCTCCACACTCGCACCTACCAGCTTCAAGATGACAAAACCCCTTACTTTGTCCGAACCAAAGCTGGAGCCCTTTGCTTCAGGCAGGGGACGGAAGTGGCCACCCCAAAGGAGTACTCTGGGAAATCAGGGGGGTCTGTAGCCAATGGAGCCGGGGAAGGTTCTCGAGCTGGGACTGTTGGGCAACGGAAACCTCTGGAAGTCCAGCAGCAGCCCTCTATAGCTCCAAGAGCCAAGGCCAGGACCAGGGGCAACGGGAAGCGTCtggtcaagtgtgtgtgtcggcCAGGATGGCACGGACCTTACTGTGGGGTTCCCACCATGGTGTACCACTCCAATTTGCCTACCAAGGAGCGGCTGACGCCCAGAGAGACCCCGCGGAGGGTCATCAACGCCATCAACGTTAACCACGAGTTTGACCTGTTGCATGTACGCTTTCATGAGCTCGCCCAAGCCGTTGATCTGTTCATCATTTGTGAATCAAACTTTACTGCCTATGGAGAGAAACGGCCTCTGAG TTTCCTGCGGCTCCTCCTCAATGGTACGTACGACTACATACGTCACAAGATCCTGTACGTGTTCTTGGACCACTTCCCAGAGGGGGGTCGGCAGGACGGCTGGATCGCTGATGACTACTTGCGTACCTTCCTGACAAACAACGGCATGGCCAGGGTGATGGGGCAAAGATTGGATGACGTCTTCGTCATCAACGACGCTGATGAAATCCCAGCACATGAGGGCCTCCTTTTCCTCAAGCTGTTTGATGGCTGGACAGAGCCTTTTGCCATCCACATGCGAAAG TCACTGTATGGATTTTTCTGGAAGCAGTTTGGCTCTCTAGAAGTGGTGTCCGGCTGCACGGTGGGGATGCTCCGCGACGTCTATGATGGCGACGGTATCAAGCTCCGCCGTCGTGAATACTACACCATGTCAGGCTTCCGTAAGTACGAGAACGACACAGGCCACATCCTGGTGCAGTGGTCGGTGGGCAGTCCCTTCCACTTCGCCGGGTGGCACTGCTCCTGGTGCTTCACGCCCGAGGGGATCTACTTCAAGCTGGTGTCGGCGCAGAACGGAGACTTCCCGCGGTGGGGCGACTATGAGGACAAGCGTGACCTCAACTACATCCGCGATCTGATCAGGACCGGGGGCTGGTTCGATGGCTCCCTGCAGGAATATCCACCTGTGGACCCCAAAGAGCACATGTACGCCCCCAAGTACATGCTGGAGCACTATGACAGGTACCGCTACCTCCTGGAGAACCCTTACAGCAAAGTGTCCAGACTGAATGAGGGATAG
- the mgat3b gene encoding beta-1,4-mannosyl-glycoprotein 4-beta-N-acetylglucosaminyltransferase isoform X1, which translates to MSWLRGTWASLNLQKAPCLKLLCLMKMRRHRVFLLCTVGLCVISFLHYYKALHYVSLLRELSAPYPNIKSFIMVTGFFWREKGVTATPFSPASPEEAPPLPVLHQLDNKARAMAGAVGGGGRGGGGGGGGGMGQGIGGVMVEGAGIISNVGLEMRLREEPAPPHPWEKPEENQRGDTPNEDRAEDHLRSRNPSHPAEASRLDLAEVPSVGKEHLQVLHQEKLPDHVEAMGDLHTRTYQLQDDKTPYFVRTKAGALCFRQGTEVATPKEYSGKSGGSVANGAGEGSRAGTVGQRKPLEVQQQPSIAPRAKARTRGNGKRLVKCVCRPGWHGPYCGVPTMVYHSNLPTKERLTPRETPRRVINAINVNHEFDLLHVRFHELAQAVDLFIICESNFTAYGEKRPLSFLRLLLNGTYDYIRHKILYVFLDHFPEGGRQDGWIADDYLRTFLTNNGMARVMGQRLDDVFVINDADEIPAHEGLLFLKLFDGWTEPFAIHMRKSLYGFFWKQFGSLEVVSGCTVGMLRDVYDGDGIKLRRREYYTMSGFRKYENDTGHILVQWSVGSPFHFAGWHCSWCFTPEGIYFKLVSAQNGDFPRWGDYEDKRDLNYIRDLIRTGGWFDGSLQEYPPVDPKEHMYAPKYMLEHYDRYRYLLENPYSKVSRLNEG; encoded by the exons ATGTCTTGGCTCAGAGGTACCTGGGCATCCCTGAATCTTCAGAAAGCACCATGCCTGAAGTTGCTCTGTTT GATGAAAATGCGGCGGCACAGGGTGTTCTTGCTGTGCACGGTGGGCCTGTGCGtcatctccttcctccactACTACAAGGCCCTCCACTACGTCTCCCTGCTGCGTGAGCTCTCCGCCCCCTATCCCAACATCAAGTCCTTCATCATGGTCACCGGCTTCTTCTGGAGAGAGAAGGGTGTGACCGCCACTCCGTTCAGCCCCGCCTCCCCTGAAGAGGCCCCTCCCCTACCCGTTCTCCATCAGTTGGACAACAAAGCTAGAGCCATGGCGGGTGCTGttgggggaggaggaaggggagggggtggaggaggaggaggagggatgggtCAGGGGATTGGGGGTGTCATGGTTGAAGGTGCTGGAATCATTAGCAACGTGGGGCTGGAGATGAGGTTGAGGGAGGAGCCGGCGCCCCCTCACCCGTGGGAGAAACCAGAGGAGAACCAGCGGGGAGACACTCCGAATGAG GACAGAGCTGAAGATCACCTAAGGTCGCGGAACCCCAGCCACCCCGCCGAAGCCTCCAGGCTTGACCTCGCAGAGGTGCCATCGGTTGGAAAAGAGCACCTGCAGGTGTTACACCAGGAGAAATTACCAGACCACGTAGAAGCCATGGGAGACCTCCACACTCGCACCTACCAGCTTCAAGATGACAAAACCCCTTACTTTGTCCGAACCAAAGCTGGAGCCCTTTGCTTCAGGCAGGGGACGGAAGTGGCCACCCCAAAGGAGTACTCTGGGAAATCAGGGGGGTCTGTAGCCAATGGAGCCGGGGAAGGTTCTCGAGCTGGGACTGTTGGGCAACGGAAACCTCTGGAAGTCCAGCAGCAGCCCTCTATAGCTCCAAGAGCCAAGGCCAGGACCAGGGGCAACGGGAAGCGTCtggtcaagtgtgtgtgtcggcCAGGATGGCACGGACCTTACTGTGGGGTTCCCACCATGGTGTACCACTCCAATTTGCCTACCAAGGAGCGGCTGACGCCCAGAGAGACCCCGCGGAGGGTCATCAACGCCATCAACGTTAACCACGAGTTTGACCTGTTGCATGTACGCTTTCATGAGCTCGCCCAAGCCGTTGATCTGTTCATCATTTGTGAATCAAACTTTACTGCCTATGGAGAGAAACGGCCTCTGAG TTTCCTGCGGCTCCTCCTCAATGGTACGTACGACTACATACGTCACAAGATCCTGTACGTGTTCTTGGACCACTTCCCAGAGGGGGGTCGGCAGGACGGCTGGATCGCTGATGACTACTTGCGTACCTTCCTGACAAACAACGGCATGGCCAGGGTGATGGGGCAAAGATTGGATGACGTCTTCGTCATCAACGACGCTGATGAAATCCCAGCACATGAGGGCCTCCTTTTCCTCAAGCTGTTTGATGGCTGGACAGAGCCTTTTGCCATCCACATGCGAAAG TCACTGTATGGATTTTTCTGGAAGCAGTTTGGCTCTCTAGAAGTGGTGTCCGGCTGCACGGTGGGGATGCTCCGCGACGTCTATGATGGCGACGGTATCAAGCTCCGCCGTCGTGAATACTACACCATGTCAGGCTTCCGTAAGTACGAGAACGACACAGGCCACATCCTGGTGCAGTGGTCGGTGGGCAGTCCCTTCCACTTCGCCGGGTGGCACTGCTCCTGGTGCTTCACGCCCGAGGGGATCTACTTCAAGCTGGTGTCGGCGCAGAACGGAGACTTCCCGCGGTGGGGCGACTATGAGGACAAGCGTGACCTCAACTACATCCGCGATCTGATCAGGACCGGGGGCTGGTTCGATGGCTCCCTGCAGGAATATCCACCTGTGGACCCCAAAGAGCACATGTACGCCCCCAAGTACATGCTGGAGCACTATGACAGGTACCGCTACCTCCTGGAGAACCCTTACAGCAAAGTGTCCAGACTGAATGAGGGATAG